In Helicobacter mastomyrinus, a single genomic region encodes these proteins:
- a CDS encoding polysaccharide deacetylase family protein, whose product MMCLPILRYIHIRNMQDSHSVSLANFEKQLQYLQKKDYQFLSLDDVIAYKQDNIKFSPRCVLFTFDGAWRDVYMNAYELLKEYQAKAGLFVATEWVDEASKSAADYIQIPHNECKNALLNNARAVMCNWEEIHTMQDVFSIGSMTHTYQFKNIVSLSWHEDFELSKRLIKEQLNRETKHLAWPDGMYNQGLLRTAKSIGYEVFYTMENGLNQLNEDNNALKRYDMKDNLFYFKKVLFATSSTRNFRIGKIFL is encoded by the coding sequence ATGATGTGCCTTCCTATACTGCGATATATACATATCCGTAATATGCAAGATTCCCATAGTGTGTCTTTGGCAAATTTTGAGAAACAGCTTCAATATTTGCAAAAAAAAGATTATCAGTTTTTAAGTCTTGATGATGTGATTGCTTACAAACAGGACAATATTAAGTTTTCTCCTCGTTGCGTGTTATTCACTTTTGATGGGGCGTGGCGTGATGTTTATATGAATGCGTATGAACTACTCAAAGAATATCAGGCGAAGGCAGGACTATTTGTTGCAACAGAGTGGGTCGATGAGGCTTCAAAAAGCGCAGCAGATTATATCCAAATCCCTCATAATGAATGTAAAAATGCACTTTTAAATAATGCTAGGGCAGTGATGTGTAATTGGGAGGAGATACATACAATGCAAGATGTGTTTAGCATAGGCTCAATGACGCATACCTATCAATTTAAAAATATTGTATCGCTCTCGTGGCACGAGGATTTTGAGCTTTCAAAACGATTGATTAAGGAGCAGCTTAATAGAGAGACAAAGCATTTAGCTTGGCCTGATGGTATGTATAATCAAGGATTGCTCCGCACGGCTAAAAGTATAGGCTATGAGGTATTTTATACAATGGAGAATGGACTAAATCAACTCAACGAAGATAATAATGCCCTCAAACGTTATGATATGAAAGACAATCTTTTTTACTTTAAAAAAGTATTGTTTGCTACTTCCAGCACAAGAAATTTTAGAATTGGGAAAATATTTTTATAA
- a CDS encoding spermidine synthase has product MWITRQLTPNFRQEYTIDTKILDARSTHSIEIFKSTDFEQIAMIDQTHLMLGKYLFIESELFAHLPLCVLPQADNVLLFDSFNLEIAYECLKHNVKVDCVQGDKKTLDSLMSFLPHFHKVLQHKDFSLFTQVIDLDIKKYDVIIADSVLNKHQIDGLARMLTNTGILIMRNHHPLLEEESFMQKLSDCAEFFHIVMPFFPSLSILGDKSYIFASKKPHPKADMLLQKIDLLPSLQYYNAHIHESVFALPHFLFSKIQSIARF; this is encoded by the coding sequence ATGTGGATTACTCGTCAGCTTACACCAAATTTTCGGCAGGAATACACAATTGATACTAAGATTCTTGACGCACGTAGCACGCATAGTATAGAGATTTTTAAAAGCACTGATTTTGAACAAATAGCAATGATTGACCAAACTCATCTTATGCTTGGTAAATATCTTTTTATAGAATCCGAGCTTTTTGCTCATCTCCCGCTTTGTGTGCTTCCTCAAGCTGATAATGTCCTGCTTTTTGATAGTTTCAACCTTGAAATTGCGTATGAATGTTTAAAACATAATGTAAAGGTGGATTGTGTGCAAGGCGATAAAAAGACCCTAGATTCACTTATGAGCTTTTTGCCGCATTTTCATAAAGTTTTGCAGCATAAGGATTTTTCACTTTTTACACAAGTCATTGATTTAGACATTAAAAAATATGATGTGATTATCGCAGATAGTGTGCTTAACAAGCATCAAATTGATGGCTTGGCGCGTATGCTTACAAACACAGGCATACTTATAATGCGCAATCACCACCCTCTTTTAGAGGAAGAATCTTTTATGCAAAAATTAAGTGATTGTGCTGAGTTTTTTCATATTGTTATGCCTTTTTTTCCTTCCTTAAGTATTTTAGGTGATAAGAGCTATATTTTTGCTTCCAAAAAGCCCCACCCAAAGGCCGATATGCTCCTGCAAAAAATTGATTTACTCCCCTCTTTGCAATATTATAATGCCCATATACACGAGAGTGTATTTGCATTACCCCATTTTTTATTTAGCAAGATTCAATCTATTGCGCGATTTTAA
- the coaE gene encoding dephospho-CoA kinase (Dephospho-CoA kinase (CoaE) performs the final step in coenzyme A biosynthesis.): protein MTAGALTHAIALTGSIGSGKSTLVNLLSLYGYQSICADSIAHEVLDECRAEVIAHFGDRILDNSGKIERKKLANIVFASAIERKKLNSILHPQIQMQIFAQAWQLEEKKMWYFIDIPLFFEVGGKEAFPVARSLVIYTPANKAIERIMQRDKLNFEEAKMRLDSQISIEEKCRLADDIIGNDGSLRALQQRLESYLKSLPKP, encoded by the coding sequence ATGACAGCTGGGGCATTGACACACGCAATCGCATTAACAGGCTCCATAGGGAGCGGTAAAAGCACGTTAGTAAATCTCCTTTCACTTTATGGGTATCAAAGCATTTGTGCTGATAGTATTGCACATGAAGTGCTCGATGAGTGTAGAGCAGAGGTTATCGCTCATTTTGGTGATAGAATCTTAGATAATAGCGGAAAGATTGAGCGTAAAAAACTCGCAAATATTGTTTTTGCTTCGGCGATAGAGCGTAAAAAGCTTAACTCTATTCTCCACCCACAGATTCAAATGCAAATTTTTGCCCAGGCTTGGCAGCTTGAGGAGAAAAAAATGTGGTATTTTATAGATATTCCACTTTTTTTTGAAGTAGGGGGCAAAGAAGCCTTTCCTGTGGCACGCTCACTTGTGATTTACACACCTGCAAATAAAGCCATAGAGCGCATTATGCAACGTGATAAGCTTAACTTTGAAGAGGCAAAAATGCGCCTAGATTCACAAATATCTATTGAAGAAAAATGCCGTTTAGCTGATGATATTATAGGCAATGATGGGAGTTTGCGCGCTTTGCAGCAACGTTTGGAATCTTATCTTAAGTCCCTGCCTAAACCTTAA
- the hsrA gene encoding homeostatic response regulator transcription factor HsrA — protein sequence MRILVIEDDPNLCKNIAEMLNEHSYQTDVAENLKDGEYFINIRNYDLVLVDWDLPDGCGLDIVAQVKEKSPRTPVIITSSKTSAETEIQAFKGGADDFVSKPLSLQVLLIRIQARLRFWGSSVIEIEDLVINPDEEKITYRGQEIEVKGKPFEVLTHLARHRDQIVSKEQLLDAIWEEPELVTPNVIEVAINQIRQKMDKPLNISTIETVRRRGYRFCYPKKPSES from the coding sequence ATGAGAATCTTAGTTATTGAAGATGATCCGAACCTATGTAAAAACATTGCAGAAATGCTTAATGAGCACAGCTACCAAACTGACGTAGCAGAAAATTTAAAAGATGGTGAGTATTTTATCAATATTCGTAATTATGATTTGGTGTTGGTAGATTGGGATTTGCCAGATGGTTGTGGGCTTGATATTGTTGCGCAGGTGAAAGAAAAGTCCCCTCGCACACCTGTAATTATCACTTCTAGCAAAACATCTGCTGAAACAGAAATACAAGCTTTCAAAGGTGGTGCGGATGACTTTGTGTCCAAGCCTTTGAGTTTGCAAGTGCTTTTGATTAGAATCCAAGCAAGATTGCGATTTTGGGGTTCAAGCGTGATTGAAATTGAGGATTTAGTTATTAATCCTGATGAGGAAAAAATTACATATAGAGGGCAAGAAATAGAAGTTAAGGGCAAGCCTTTTGAGGTGCTTACACATCTTGCGCGTCATCGTGATCAAATCGTCTCAAAAGAGCAGCTACTTGATGCAATTTGGGAAGAGCCCGAGCTTGTAACGCCCAATGTTATAGAGGTAGCGATTAATCAGATTCGCCAAAAAATGGATAAACCTCTTAATATTAGCACAATTGAGACCGTGCGCCGTAGAGGCTATCGTTTTTGCTATCCCAAAAAGCCAAGCGAGAGTTAA
- the dapF gene encoding diaminopimelate epimerase, translating to MQFVKYSSNGNDFLIFHTQNYNDGSRAYLAQKVCDRHNGIGADGMAVLIPAVGEEYAYKWEFYNADGSYASMCGNATRSVGHYAYMEGLAPKQHCFLSAVGIIRIEIDSHNTSLVQSDLGVYTLLQRDIIESNPYDVPSWTLLDTGVPHLVGFVKDKNALPAKKEHILEHLRYKYNANVSIAYIEREHIIYMSYERGVEDITQACGTGAAAVFAIALANGLCDKNAILIPPSKERLELSLSQDSHILFKGAVSRIARCEWLLD from the coding sequence ATGCAATTTGTGAAATATAGCAGTAATGGAAATGATTTTCTCATTTTCCATACACAGAACTATAATGATGGCTCACGTGCGTATCTTGCGCAAAAAGTTTGCGATAGACATAATGGCATAGGGGCTGATGGTATGGCGGTGCTTATCCCTGCTGTGGGGGAAGAATATGCCTATAAATGGGAATTTTACAATGCTGATGGCTCATATGCAAGTATGTGTGGCAATGCTACTAGAAGTGTGGGGCATTATGCCTATATGGAAGGATTAGCACCAAAGCAGCACTGCTTTTTAAGTGCAGTAGGAATTATTCGCATAGAGATAGATTCGCACAATACGTCTCTAGTGCAGAGCGATTTAGGCGTATATACATTGTTGCAGAGGGATATTATAGAATCTAATCCTTATGATGTGCCATCTTGGACATTGCTTGATACGGGAGTACCACATTTGGTGGGATTTGTCAAAGATAAAAATGCGCTACCTGCAAAAAAAGAGCATATTTTGGAGCATTTGAGGTATAAATATAATGCCAATGTAAGTATAGCTTACATAGAGAGAGAACATATCATTTATATGAGCTATGAGCGGGGTGTGGAGGATATCACACAGGCTTGTGGCACAGGGGCAGCAGCGGTATTTGCCATTGCTTTGGCTAATGGTTTATGTGATAAAAATGCCATTTTGATACCCCCAAGCAAGGAGAGACTAGAGCTTAGCTTAAGCCAAGATTCACATATTTTGTTTA